From a single Okeanomitos corallinicola TIOX110 genomic region:
- the queF gene encoding preQ(1) synthase translates to MSNSLPETVPTQNPEMKYGEREIEEGTLITFPNPRIGRKYNIDITLPEFTCKCPFSGYPDFATIYISYVPDQKVVELKALKLYINSYRDRYISHEETANQILDDVVAACEPLEMTVRTDFTPRGNVHTVVEVKHRKEEQTIF, encoded by the coding sequence ATGAGTAATTCTTTACCTGAGACTGTACCGACTCAAAACCCAGAAATGAAATATGGAGAGCGAGAAATTGAGGAAGGAACACTGATTACATTTCCCAATCCCCGCATAGGTAGAAAGTATAATATTGACATTACCTTACCCGAATTTACCTGTAAATGTCCGTTTTCTGGTTATCCTGATTTTGCAACTATCTATATTTCCTATGTACCTGATCAAAAGGTAGTGGAATTGAAAGCTTTAAAACTATACATTAATAGTTACCGCGATCGCTATATTTCCCACGAAGAAACAGCAAATCAGATTTTAGATGACGTAGTTGCAGCTTGTGAACCCTTGGAAATGACAGTCAGAACTGATTTTACTCCCCGTGGAAACGTACATACCGTGGTGGAAGTAAAACATAGAAAAGAAGAACAAACTATTTTTTAA
- a CDS encoding serine/threonine protein kinase gives MDKSHIQSLITIIHEELVPYFVIESVHPHHPIEVRSIPSPWELLGTGNYAAVVYHPEYPDVVVKMYAPGRPGFEEELAVYQRLGSHPAFSECFYAHDGLLVLRRLFGVTLYDCLHRGLRIPPKIIKDIDHALDYARTRGLYPHDVHGKNVMMFEGKGLVVDISDFLQQEKCSKWDDLKRAYYLIYLPIFYRLGLRVPYSFLNKVRKSYRFIRSVADNFSQFMNKLIKGNS, from the coding sequence ATGGATAAATCACACATTCAGTCACTAATTACTATTATCCACGAAGAACTGGTTCCATATTTCGTTATTGAAAGCGTCCATCCTCATCACCCAATAGAAGTACGTTCTATCCCCTCTCCTTGGGAATTGCTCGGTACAGGAAACTATGCAGCGGTGGTTTATCATCCTGAATACCCGGATGTGGTGGTGAAGATGTACGCACCTGGCCGTCCTGGGTTTGAGGAGGAATTGGCAGTTTACCAGCGATTGGGTTCTCATCCTGCTTTTTCTGAGTGTTTTTATGCTCACGATGGTTTGTTAGTTTTAAGAAGATTGTTCGGTGTTACTCTTTATGACTGTTTACACCGGGGTTTGCGTATCCCTCCCAAGATCATTAAAGATATTGATCACGCTTTGGACTATGCACGCACTCGCGGACTTTACCCTCATGATGTTCATGGTAAAAATGTGATGATGTTTGAGGGTAAAGGTTTAGTGGTTGATATTTCTGATTTTCTGCAACAGGAAAAATGCTCAAAATGGGATGATCTCAAAAGAGCTTATTATTTGATATATTTGCCGATTTTTTATCGTTTAGGTTTACGAGTACCTTATTCTTTTTTAAATAAAGTTCGTAAAAGTTACCGTTTTATTAGGTCTGTTGCTGATAATTTTTCTCAATTTATGAATAAGTTAATTAAGGGAAATTCTTGA
- a CDS encoding cytochrome c biogenesis protein gives MTVDNSTSPKVNFFSLPVRFLKREVLPILTNLRLAIILLLIIALFSVSGTVIEQGQSPAFYQANYPEHPALFGFLTWKVIQVVGLDHVYRTWWFLALLVLFGTSLTACTFTRQLPALKAAQKWQYYDKPSKFKKLALSAELDHISLNSITPILTKNRYKIFQELENNDILYARKGIVGRIGPIIVHIGIVMILLGGIWGAMTGFMAQEMIASGDTFQVQNIIESGAWTSQDVLKNWAVKVNRFWIDYTPKGGIDQFYSDLSVVDNDGKEIDHEQIYVNKPLRYHGVVFYQTDWGISGVKVKLNNSPIFQLPMALLDTKGQGRIWGTWVPTKPDLSAGVSLLAKDLQGMVLIYDAKGKLINTVRSGMSIPVNGINLKVVDIVGSTGLQIKYDPGIPIVYTGFALLMLGVVMSYFSHSQIWVLQVGEKLYFGGKTNRAQVTFEREVLGILDQLTQQGQK, from the coding sequence ATGACTGTAGATAACTCAACATCCCCAAAGGTTAATTTTTTTTCACTTCCTGTTCGCTTCCTGAAACGAGAAGTTTTACCAATTCTCACTAATTTAAGGTTAGCAATTATTCTGTTATTAATTATTGCTTTATTTAGTGTCAGTGGTACGGTAATTGAACAAGGTCAATCCCCTGCTTTTTACCAAGCTAATTATCCTGAACATCCGGCTTTATTTGGTTTCCTAACTTGGAAAGTTATTCAAGTTGTAGGTTTAGATCATGTTTATAGAACTTGGTGGTTTTTAGCTTTGTTGGTTTTGTTTGGTACGAGCTTAACAGCTTGTACTTTTACCAGGCAATTACCGGCTTTAAAAGCTGCTCAGAAATGGCAATATTATGACAAGCCAAGTAAGTTTAAAAAGTTAGCTTTGAGTGCAGAATTAGATCATATTTCTCTCAATTCTATTACTCCAATTTTAACAAAAAATCGCTATAAAATATTTCAAGAACTTGAAAATAATGATATTCTCTATGCCCGTAAAGGAATAGTAGGACGGATTGGACCGATTATTGTTCACATCGGCATTGTCATGATTTTACTAGGGGGAATATGGGGAGCAATGACGGGTTTTATGGCTCAAGAAATGATTGCTTCTGGTGATACTTTCCAGGTTCAAAATATTATTGAATCTGGTGCTTGGACTTCTCAAGATGTTTTAAAAAATTGGGCTGTCAAGGTCAATAGGTTTTGGATTGATTATACTCCCAAAGGGGGAATTGATCAGTTTTATTCTGATTTATCTGTGGTGGATAATGATGGTAAAGAAATAGATCATGAACAGATTTATGTGAATAAACCTCTGCGTTATCATGGTGTGGTTTTTTATCAAACTGATTGGGGTATTTCTGGGGTTAAAGTCAAATTAAATAATAGTCCCATTTTCCAATTACCCATGGCTCTTTTAGATACTAAAGGTCAAGGAAGAATTTGGGGAACTTGGGTTCCAACTAAACCTGATTTAAGTGCAGGTGTTTCTCTGTTAGCTAAAGATTTACAAGGCATGGTATTAATATATGATGCTAAAGGTAAATTAATTAATACTGTGCGTTCGGGAATGTCTATTCCTGTAAATGGGATAAATTTAAAAGTTGTTGATATAGTAGGTAGCACTGGCTTACAAATTAAATATGACCCTGGTATTCCTATTGTTTACACTGGGTTTGCTCTATTGATGTTAGGGGTGGTGATGAGTTATTTTTCCCATTCCCAGATTTGGGTTTTACAAGTAGGGGAAAAACTTTATTTTGGTGGTAAAACTAACCGCGCTCAAGTTACATTTGAAAGAGAGGTTTTGGGAATTTTAGATCAACTGACTCAGCAAGGACAAAAATAA
- a CDS encoding cytochrome c biogenesis protein CcdA, protein MLENLQTQIYQLEQLANTLVANQLTHLSIVSIAIIFAAGLLTSMTPCMLSMLPITIGYIGGYEAKSRLQAAAQSTWFALGLATTLAGLGIIAGLVGKVYGQVGIGLPIIVSILAIIMGLNLLEALPLQFPSLGETKWISNDLPGGVRSYSIGLTFGLVASPCSTPVLASLLGWVANTQDLLLGAVLLLAYTAGYVTPLILAGTFTASIKKILELRRWSGWINPVSGALLVGFGVFSLLSRLPISGS, encoded by the coding sequence ATGCTGGAGAATCTACAAACCCAAATTTATCAACTTGAACAATTGGCAAACACCCTAGTTGCTAACCAACTCACACACCTCAGCATCGTCAGTATTGCTATTATCTTCGCCGCTGGTTTACTCACCAGTATGACACCATGTATGCTATCTATGCTGCCAATTACTATTGGTTATATCGGCGGTTATGAAGCGAAAAGTCGTTTACAAGCTGCTGCACAATCAACCTGGTTTGCTTTAGGATTAGCTACTACATTGGCAGGTTTAGGAATAATAGCAGGTTTGGTAGGAAAAGTATATGGTCAAGTAGGAATTGGTCTACCAATTATTGTGAGTATTCTTGCCATTATTATGGGGTTGAATTTATTAGAAGCACTCCCTCTACAATTTCCCTCTTTAGGTGAAACAAAATGGATTTCTAATGATTTACCTGGCGGTGTTCGTTCCTATTCTATCGGTTTAACTTTTGGTTTGGTTGCTTCTCCCTGTAGCACCCCAGTTTTAGCTAGTTTATTAGGTTGGGTTGCTAATACTCAAGATTTGCTTTTAGGTGCGGTTTTACTACTTGCTTATACCGCTGGTTATGTCACACCACTAATTTTAGCAGGTACGTTTACAGCTTCCATTAAAAAAATATTAGAATTACGGCGGTGGTCTGGTTGGATAAATCCTGTTAGCGGTGCTTTATTAGTTGGTTTTGGTGTGTTTTCTTTACTTTCTCGTCTTCCTATTTCTGGTTCATAA
- the nifJ gene encoding pyruvate:ferredoxin (flavodoxin) oxidoreductase: MAKSFAAIDGNEAVARVAYKVNEVIAIYPITPSSNMGEWADAWMAENKPNIWGTIPHVTQMQSEGGAAAAVHGALQTGALSTTFTASQGLLLMIPNLFKIAGELTSTVVHVSARSLATHALSIFGDHSDVMAARSTGFAFLCSASVQESHDFALISHAATLEARVPFMHFFDGFRTSHEVQKIEVIPDEIIQELVPLELVSAHRQRCLTPDKPVLRGTAQNPDVYFQSRESANPYYNACPEIVQRIMDKFGEKTGRYYKLYEYHGDPKAERVIILMGSGCETVHETVDYLTQQGEKVGVLKVRLFQPFDVGRFIESLPNSVKAIAVLDRTKEPGSAGEPLYLDVVTAIHEGWKKITFPTIVGGRYGLSSKEFTPAMVKGVFENLAKPKPKNHFTIGINDDVTFTSLNFDPSFSTEPDSVVRAMFYGLGSDGTVGANKNSIKIIGEGTENNAQGYFVYDSKKSGSMTVSHLRFGAEKIRSTYLITQANFIGCHHWGFIENIDILKNAVSGGTFLLNSPYSVDEVWKNLPLKVQQQIIDKNLKVYAINAGQVAKNSGMGRRINTIMQVCFFKLAGVLPETEAIAKIKQAIEKTYGKKGADVVNMNLKAVDNTLENLYPVKVGKVKSIPEKTKSLQPNIPEFVDKVLGKIMVWEGDDLPVSALPADGTFPTATAKWEKRNVAEEIPVWEEDICVQCGKCVMVCPHAAIRAKAYEADKLANAPATFKSTDAKDKSFAGQKFTIQVAPEDCTGCTICVNICPAKDKAEPTKKAINMSPQLPIREQERENWDFFLSLPNPDRRKLKLNQIRQQQLQEPLFEFSGACAGCGETPYLKLLTQLFGDRTLIANATGCSSIYGGNLPTTPWTQNAEGRGPTWSNSLFEDNAEFGFGYRLSIDKQAEFAAELLQQLSSEVGDNLVDNILTNTQKDEADIWEQRENVVLLQQKLDEILHNVETFHGTSLQKSKIQNLKSLADYLVKKSVWIVGGDGWAYDIDFHGIDHVLASGKNVNILVMDTEVYSNTGGQSSKATPTAAVAKFAASGKPAAKKDLGLMAMTYGNVYVASIALGAKDEHTLKAFLEAEAYDGPSLIIAYSHCIAHGIDMTKGLQQQKALVDSGRWLLYRYNPALQEQGKNPLQLDMKAPSESVEKSMYQENRFKMLIKSKPEIAKQLLLQAQAEVDARWDMYQYLAKR, from the coding sequence ATGGCTAAATCATTTGCTGCAATTGATGGTAACGAAGCGGTAGCAAGAGTAGCATACAAAGTCAACGAAGTAATTGCAATTTATCCCATCACACCATCATCAAATATGGGAGAATGGGCTGATGCTTGGATGGCGGAAAATAAACCCAACATCTGGGGTACAATTCCTCATGTTACCCAAATGCAAAGTGAAGGTGGTGCTGCTGCTGCGGTACATGGTGCATTACAAACAGGTGCTTTAAGTACAACTTTCACCGCTTCCCAAGGTTTGTTATTAATGATTCCCAATTTATTCAAAATTGCGGGAGAATTAACCAGTACAGTAGTTCATGTTTCCGCACGTTCTTTAGCTACTCACGCTTTATCTATTTTTGGTGATCATAGTGATGTAATGGCTGCTAGAAGTACAGGTTTTGCATTTTTATGTTCTGCTTCTGTACAGGAAAGTCATGATTTTGCCCTCATTTCTCATGCTGCAACTTTAGAAGCAAGAGTGCCATTTATGCACTTTTTTGATGGGTTTAGAACTTCCCATGAAGTGCAGAAAATTGAAGTTATACCTGATGAAATTATCCAGGAATTAGTACCTTTAGAATTAGTATCCGCTCACCGTCAGCGCTGTCTAACTCCTGATAAACCAGTATTAAGAGGAACAGCACAAAACCCCGATGTTTACTTTCAATCCCGCGAAAGTGCAAACCCTTATTACAATGCTTGTCCAGAAATTGTGCAACGGATTATGGATAAGTTTGGGGAGAAAACAGGACGATATTACAAATTATATGAATATCATGGAGATCCCAAAGCAGAACGGGTAATTATTCTTATGGGTTCTGGTTGTGAAACAGTTCATGAAACCGTAGATTATTTAACTCAACAAGGGGAAAAAGTTGGGGTTTTAAAGGTTAGGCTTTTTCAACCTTTTGATGTAGGAAGATTTATCGAATCTCTACCTAATAGTGTTAAGGCAATTGCGGTTTTGGATAGAACTAAAGAACCAGGAAGTGCCGGAGAACCTTTATATTTAGATGTAGTCACAGCTATCCATGAAGGATGGAAAAAAATTACTTTCCCGACAATTGTCGGGGGAAGATATGGGTTATCTTCTAAAGAATTTACCCCAGCAATGGTAAAAGGTGTTTTTGAAAATCTTGCTAAACCTAAACCCAAAAATCATTTTACGATTGGGATTAATGATGATGTAACTTTCACTTCTTTGAATTTTGATCCTAGTTTTTCGACAGAACCAGATAGTGTTGTCAGAGCAATGTTTTATGGTTTGGGTTCTGATGGTACAGTCGGTGCAAATAAGAACTCAATTAAAATTATTGGAGAAGGGACAGAAAATAACGCTCAAGGTTATTTTGTGTATGATTCTAAAAAATCTGGTTCAATGACGGTCTCTCATTTGCGTTTTGGGGCTGAGAAAATTCGTTCAACTTATTTGATCACCCAGGCTAATTTTATCGGTTGTCATCATTGGGGTTTCATTGAAAACATTGATATCTTAAAAAATGCTGTATCAGGAGGAACTTTTTTATTAAATAGTCCCTATTCCGTAGATGAAGTTTGGAAAAATTTACCGCTAAAAGTACAACAGCAAATTATTGATAAGAATCTGAAAGTTTATGCTATTAATGCTGGTCAGGTGGCTAAAAATAGCGGAATGGGAAGAAGAATTAACACTATTATGCAGGTGTGTTTCTTCAAATTAGCGGGAGTATTGCCAGAAACAGAGGCGATCGCTAAAATTAAACAAGCGATTGAAAAAACCTATGGTAAAAAAGGTGCAGATGTTGTCAACATGAATTTAAAAGCTGTGGACAACACCTTAGAAAATCTGTACCCCGTCAAAGTAGGAAAAGTAAAATCTATCCCAGAAAAAACTAAATCTCTACAACCCAACATCCCTGAATTTGTAGATAAAGTTTTGGGTAAAATTATGGTTTGGGAAGGTGACGACTTACCCGTAAGCGCTTTACCCGCAGATGGAACTTTCCCCACTGCAACCGCAAAATGGGAAAAACGCAACGTTGCCGAAGAAATACCAGTTTGGGAAGAAGATATCTGCGTTCAGTGCGGTAAATGTGTGATGGTTTGTCCCCATGCTGCTATTCGTGCAAAAGCTTATGAAGCGGATAAATTAGCAAATGCACCGGCAACTTTTAAGTCAACAGATGCAAAGGATAAAAGTTTTGCTGGTCAGAAATTTACGATTCAAGTTGCACCAGAAGACTGTACAGGTTGTACTATTTGCGTGAATATTTGTCCTGCAAAAGATAAAGCAGAACCAACCAAAAAAGCCATCAACATGAGTCCGCAGTTACCCATTAGAGAACAGGAACGGGAAAACTGGGATTTCTTTTTGAGTTTACCAAATCCTGACCGCAGGAAGTTGAAATTAAACCAAATTCGTCAACAACAACTGCAAGAACCATTGTTTGAATTTTCCGGTGCTTGTGCGGGATGTGGAGAAACCCCATATCTTAAATTATTAACACAATTATTTGGCGATCGCACACTCATCGCTAACGCCACCGGTTGTTCTTCCATTTACGGTGGAAACCTCCCCACCACACCTTGGACACAAAACGCAGAGGGAAGAGGCCCAACATGGTCTAATAGTTTATTTGAAGATAACGCGGAATTTGGTTTTGGATATCGTTTATCTATTGACAAACAAGCGGAATTTGCAGCGGAATTACTACAACAATTAAGTAGTGAAGTTGGGGATAATTTAGTAGATAATATCCTCACAAATACCCAAAAAGACGAAGCAGATATTTGGGAACAACGGGAAAATGTCGTACTTCTCCAACAAAAACTTGATGAGATATTGCACAATGTAGAGACGTTCCATGGAACGTCTCTACAAAAATCCAAAATCCAAAATCTTAAATCTTTAGCTGATTATTTAGTCAAGAAAAGTGTGTGGATAGTAGGTGGTGACGGTTGGGCTTATGACATTGATTTCCACGGTATTGATCACGTTTTAGCCAGTGGTAAAAATGTCAATATCCTGGTTATGGATACAGAAGTTTATTCTAACACAGGTGGTCAATCTTCTAAAGCCACACCTACCGCAGCAGTCGCTAAATTTGCCGCAAGTGGTAAACCCGCAGCGAAGAAAGATTTAGGTTTAATGGCCATGACTTACGGTAATGTTTATGTGGCTAGTATTGCTTTAGGTGCGAAGGATGAACACACATTAAAAGCCTTTTTAGAAGCGGAAGCTTATGATGGGCCATCCTTAATTATTGCCTACAGTCATTGTATTGCTCATGGTATTGATATGACCAAAGGTTTACAACAACAAAAAGCCTTAGTTGACTCCGGTAGATGGTTGTTATATCGTTATAATCCGGCATTACAAGAACAGGGTAAAAATCCTCTGCAATTGGATATGAAAGCACCTTCTGAGTCAGTGGAAAAATCCATGTATCAGGAGAATCGGTTTAAGATGTTGATTAAGAGTAAACCGGAAATTGCTAAACAATTATTGTTACAAGCTCAAGCTGAAGTTGATGCAAGATGGGATATGTATCAATATTTAGCTAAGAGGTAA
- a CDS encoding PIN domain-containing protein, which produces MRKSLIDTDITSEIRKGRNPQINANALAYKAIWKNYTISVITVSEIIKSWRKLNRNDRIQEFLADLSEMEILPLDQKSSELSGLISADLESSGQPIGLADVLIASIAIQNNLILVTGNTKHYQKIQALGYPLVIDNWRK; this is translated from the coding sequence GTGAGAAAATCTCTAATTGATACAGATATCACATCAGAAATTCGTAAAGGTAGAAATCCTCAAATAAATGCCAATGCTCTTGCTTATAAAGCTATATGGAAAAATTACACAATTTCTGTAATTACCGTTTCTGAAATTATTAAAAGTTGGAGAAAACTAAATCGTAATGATCGCATTCAAGAATTTTTAGCGGATTTATCTGAAATGGAAATTCTACCTTTAGATCAAAAAAGTTCAGAACTTTCAGGATTGATTTCTGCTGATTTAGAAAGCAGTGGACAACCAATAGGATTAGCAGATGTATTAATAGCTTCTATCGCTATCCAAAACAATTTAATTTTAGTTACAGGTAACACTAAGCATTATCAAAAAATCCAAGCATTAGGTTATCCTTTAGTAATAGATAATTGGCGTAAATAA
- a CDS encoding YqaE/Pmp3 family membrane protein yields MDIVRILCAIFLPPLGVFLQVGFGWDFWINIVLTLFGYIPGIIHAVWVIAKK; encoded by the coding sequence ATGGATATTGTCAGAATTTTATGCGCGATTTTTCTGCCACCTCTAGGAGTATTTTTGCAAGTAGGGTTTGGTTGGGATTTTTGGATTAATATTGTCTTGACTTTGTTTGGTTATATTCCTGGGATTATTCATGCAGTTTGGGTAATTGCGAAGAAGTAA
- a CDS encoding translation initiation factor: MSSSKSKSDKRVVYQEFGNDNSAAVERPVQELPANQQNVRVQATRAGKKGKTVTVITGFQSKPETLTALLKQLKTQCGTGGTLKDNVIEIQGDHKQKILEILIKLGYKAKISGG, from the coding sequence ATGTCCTCCTCTAAATCGAAATCTGACAAACGCGTTGTTTACCAAGAATTTGGTAATGATAACTCAGCAGCGGTTGAGCGTCCAGTACAAGAACTACCTGCAAACCAACAGAATGTGAGAGTACAAGCTACCCGTGCAGGAAAGAAGGGAAAGACTGTCACGGTCATTACTGGTTTTCAATCTAAACCGGAAACTTTAACAGCTTTGCTAAAACAGTTAAAAACCCAATGTGGGACAGGGGGAACTTTAAAAGATAACGTAATTGAAATCCAGGGAGATCATAAACAGAAGATTTTAGAGATTTTAATCAAGCTTGGTTATAAAGCGAAAATCAGCGGTGGTTGA
- a CDS encoding HupE/UreJ family protein, translating into MFKITSSASDPSGKLSTSKHYRLMVAIAALVMISLLTSSGGSPIEHTISNSWEGFIWGIAEPVISLDRLAAIIAVGLLSARYLRGVWISVAFVLATFIGQIIHLSSLNLSGAEVTIAICTIIFGVILVLPTQIGWLACTILAILAGLSQGYADSQAILSADMVTTITYLIGVTLTQAVIIMSVRQISTIICKNTINQILPRTIRWVGLTFCAIGIVFLGNAVI; encoded by the coding sequence ATGTTCAAAATTACATCCTCAGCGTCCGATCCTAGCGGGAAATTATCCACCTCTAAGCACTATCGTCTCATGGTAGCGATCGCAGCTTTAGTCATGATCAGTTTATTGACATCCTCAGGTGGATCACCCATTGAACATACGATTTCCAATTCTTGGGAAGGGTTTATTTGGGGTATTGCAGAACCAGTTATTAGTTTAGACAGATTAGCAGCTATTATTGCTGTAGGTTTGCTCTCTGCTAGATATTTACGTGGTGTTTGGATCAGTGTAGCATTTGTATTAGCTACATTTATTGGGCAAATAATACATTTATCTTCACTAAATCTATCAGGTGCAGAAGTAACTATTGCTATCTGTACTATTATCTTTGGTGTCATTCTTGTATTACCTACCCAAATAGGTTGGTTAGCTTGTACTATCCTGGCTATTTTAGCTGGTTTATCCCAAGGTTATGCTGATAGTCAAGCCATCCTCAGTGCAGATATGGTGACCACAATTACATATCTCATCGGTGTCACCCTCACTCAAGCTGTAATTATCATGTCTGTAAGACAAATCAGTACAATAATCTGCAAAAACACCATTAACCAAATATTACCTAGAACTATTCGCTGGGTTGGGTTAACTTTTTGTGCAATAGGTATCGTATTTCTTGGTAATGCAGTAATCTAG
- the surE gene encoding 5'/3'-nucleotidase SurE, with amino-acid sequence MTIILTNDDGIDAPGIQALLKAVNDKDVIIAAPAEHQSGCGHQVTTTESIKLQRRSDFEYAIFGTPADCVRIATTHICQDTRFVLSGINAGGNLGVDAYISGTVAAVREAAMQGIPGIAISQYRKGKLNYDWDLAAKWTSAILVELLKRPLETGSFWNVNLPHLQPGEAEPEVVFCQPCTKPLPVNYRIEGDNFYYVGEYGKRGRTPGSDVDICFAGNIAITQLKV; translated from the coding sequence ATGACGATAATTTTAACTAATGATGATGGTATAGACGCACCTGGTATTCAGGCTTTACTGAAAGCTGTGAATGACAAAGATGTAATTATCGCTGCACCAGCAGAACATCAGTCTGGTTGTGGACATCAAGTTACTACAACTGAATCTATTAAATTACAACGTCGTTCTGATTTTGAGTATGCTATTTTTGGGACTCCCGCTGATTGTGTGAGAATTGCGACTACACACATTTGTCAAGATACCAGGTTTGTGTTATCGGGTATTAATGCTGGTGGTAATTTGGGAGTTGATGCGTATATTTCTGGGACTGTTGCAGCTGTAAGAGAAGCAGCGATGCAGGGTATTCCAGGAATTGCTATTTCTCAATATCGCAAAGGTAAACTCAATTATGATTGGGATTTAGCGGCTAAATGGACATCGGCAATATTAGTAGAATTACTGAAACGTCCTTTAGAAACTGGTAGCTTTTGGAATGTGAATTTACCCCATCTACAACCAGGAGAGGCTGAACCTGAAGTGGTTTTTTGTCAACCTTGTACCAAACCGTTACCTGTAAATTATCGGATAGAAGGTGATAATTTTTATTATGTCGGTGAATATGGTAAACGAGGACGCACTCCTGGTAGTGATGTAGATATATGTTTTGCTGGCAATATTGCAATTACGCAGTTAAAGGTTTAA
- a CDS encoding TPM domain-containing protein, with protein MKQLLKQLFSSFKYLSRLIVPAMVTMMMAISIFATPAFATGVYQIPNLTADTWVLDEGDILSRFNEGQISGSFQDLAEKTGNEVRIVTIRRLDYGETPESFAKGLFEKWFPTPEAQANQVLLVIDTVTNGATITSGDQVKSLLTDEIAESVTEGTLGAALRNGNKYNQGFLDVRDRLVAVLSGQPDPGPPEEKPTVQVEGTFSTAEDTSKNKDNSTAWVVGLLIAATVIPMATYYIYQINQPSNES; from the coding sequence ATGAAACAGCTACTCAAGCAATTATTTAGTAGTTTCAAATACCTAAGCCGTCTTATTGTACCTGCAATGGTGACAATGATGATGGCTATTTCCATTTTTGCGACACCAGCTTTTGCTACAGGAGTTTATCAAATACCTAACCTGACAGCAGACACTTGGGTTTTAGATGAAGGTGATATTCTCAGTCGTTTTAATGAAGGTCAAATTAGCGGTTCTTTCCAAGACTTAGCTGAAAAAACAGGTAATGAAGTCAGAATAGTCACCATTCGTCGTTTGGACTATGGGGAAACACCAGAAAGCTTTGCAAAAGGACTATTTGAAAAATGGTTTCCCACCCCAGAAGCACAAGCAAACCAAGTTCTGTTAGTAATTGACACTGTTACCAATGGTGCAACAATTACGAGTGGTGATCAAGTCAAATCTTTGTTAACAGATGAAATTGCTGAGAGTGTTACAGAAGGAACACTAGGTGCGGCATTACGCAATGGTAATAAATATAATCAGGGATTTTTGGATGTCCGCGATCGCCTAGTAGCAGTTCTTTCCGGTCAACCTGATCCCGGTCCACCAGAAGAAAAGCCAACTGTACAGGTGGAAGGTACATTTAGCACCGCTGAAGATACCAGCAAAAACAAGGATAATTCCACAGCTTGGGTAGTAGGTTTATTAATTGCTGCCACTGTTATTCCCATGGCAACCTATTACATCTATCAAATCAATCAGCCATCCAATGAAAGCTAG